The stretch of DNA GGTCGGGCACGAAGTCTTTTGGGCCCTGCATCGGGGCACGTCCCTAGCATGAACTTGCATGCATCCGATAGTCTGATGTGGAATAAAGCAGGTGATCTGCAAGGGCGCGCCGATCAGCGCTTTGCCGCACCCTCACTGTCAGCGCATGTCGCGGCGATCACCGCGGTCGTGTCAGCGATATGCGAGGCAAGTTCGCGTAAGAGGTCCTGCACGCCCGGAGCGGTCGGGCCCGCCATCTCGGCCCGCCTTGAGATTTCGGCGAGATCCCAGGCCCCGACCGCCAACGCGGACCCTTTGAGCTTATGGGCAACCATGCGCCACTCCTCCCCCGAGCATGTGCTCTTGAGCGTGGAAAGCGCCGAACGTGCGGTCTCGACGAACAGCCCCAGCACTTCAGCTTCCAAGTGTCTG from Rhodoligotrophos sp. CJ14 encodes:
- a CDS encoding Hpt domain-containing protein, producing MTIDFNHLQQYTAGDRHLEAEVLGLFVETARSALSTLKSTCSGEEWRMVAHKLKGSALAVGAWDLAEISRRAEMAGPTAPGVQDLLRELASHIADTTAVIAATCADSEGAAKR